One Pyrus communis chromosome 4, drPyrComm1.1, whole genome shotgun sequence genomic region harbors:
- the LOC137731127 gene encoding ADP-ribosylation factor 1-like, giving the protein MGLTFTKLFSRLFAKKEMRILMVGLDAAGKTTILYKLKLGEIVTTIPTIGFNVETVEYKNISFTVWDVGGQDKIRPLWRHYFQNTQGLIFVVDSNDRDRVVEARDELHRMLNEDELRDAVLLVFANKQDLPNAMNAAEITDKLGLHSLRQRHWYIQSTCATSGEGLYEGLDWLSNNIAIAIAILINKK; this is encoded by the exons ATGGGGCTTACGTTCACGAAGCTTTTCAGCCGGCTTTTTGCCAAGAAGGAGATGCGAATTCTGATGGTTGGTCTCGATGCCGCTGGTAAGACCACCATCCTCTACAAGCTCAAGCTTGGTGAGATCGTCACAACCATTCCCACCATCG GGTTTAATGTGGAGACCGTGGAGTACAAGAACATCAGCTTCACCGTCTGGGATGTCGGGGGTCAGGACAAG ATCCGACCATTGTGGAGGCACTATTTCCAGAACACGCAGGGTCTTATCTTTGTTGTGGACAGCAATGACAGAGACCGTGTTGTTGAGGCAAGGGACGAATTGCATAGGATGTTGAATGAG GATGAACTGCGTGATGCTGTGTTGCTCGTATTTGCTAACAAACAAGATCTTCCCAATGCCATGAATGCTGCTGAAATTACTGATAAGCTTGGCCTCCACTCTCTGAGACAGCGTCACTG GTACATCCAGAGCACCTGTGCAACGTCCGGGGAGGGTCTATATGAGGGGCTGGATTGGCTCTCCAACAACATTGCAATTGCTATTGCTattctaataaataaaaaatga